The DNA region TCGCTCGGCGCCGCTTCAAGCTCCGGCACGAGTTCGGCGAATCTGGGATCCGTGGGGAAAGGATGTTTCGGCGCGTCGGTACGACCCGGTGCCGCCTCGACCACATTGACGAGCACCACCGGGTGATTTTTCGCACGGAAGGCACGGGCAAGCGCCGCGCACTTTGCAACGATATCGGCGGACGGATGAACCGTCGGCAGCGCGACAATGCCGTGCTGCAGGTCTATGACGACGAGGGCGGCGTTCTTTTCGAGTTGGCTCAGCGGCATGGTAAAGCCTCAGGATGGGAGGGTGGGAGAAGACGTCACAACCGGGAGCGTGCGATCGGAGACTCGCGCGAGGCGGACACCGGTGCGATCGCGATCAGGGCATCGGCGACCTGCTTCACGAAGCGTCCCGTTGACTCATGTCCGCAAGGCGCCGCATCACAGCGGCCGCGGCGATAAGGTCCGCCTGCTCGTCCGAAGTCAGCCGCGCGACGGCGCTCGTGAGCCAGGCCTGCTTCGCGTCGCGTGTACGCTGGCGTGCTTCGATACCCTCTCGCGTCAGGCGAACGAGGAACTGACGCCCATCACTCGGGTGAGGGGTGCGCTCCACCAGCCCCTCTTCCTCGAGCACGCCGAGCGTCGCACCCATCGATTGCGGCTTGACCGCTTCGGCGCGTGCCAACTCCGCCGTGGACATGGCTCCACCCTCGAGTCGCGATAGTGCCGCGATCTGCGACCAGGTCAGCTCGAGGTTGTTGGAT from Luteibacter mycovicinus includes:
- a CDS encoding MarR family winged helix-turn-helix transcriptional regulator: MPTKRPAKPPSAEAAAADLLTACGQLIRRLRAESNNLELTWSQIAALSRLEGGAMSTAELARAEAVKPQSMGATLGVLEEEGLVERTPHPSDGRQFLVRLTREGIEARQRTRDAKQAWLTSAVARLTSDEQADLIAAAAVMRRLADMSQRDAS